The Juglans microcarpa x Juglans regia isolate MS1-56 chromosome 2S, Jm3101_v1.0, whole genome shotgun sequence genome has a window encoding:
- the LOC121252189 gene encoding E3 ubiquitin protein ligase RIN2-like isoform X2, whose product MGYDYFAIINTFTRIKRLCMVMNIEQGTFLPLVAPPTIYQAGLWSIWLIVLCSLKMFQALARDRLERLNASPSATPWAYFRVYSVLLLVLSVDYFWIRLCLVIYRTLGSSMFLLLFFEPISIAFETLQAILVHGFQLLDIWLHHSAGSNTNFQRFKLFDTSAAGSLSEWKGILIRNLGFSLDIATILMALSHYVHIWWLHGMAFHLVDAILFLNIRALLSALLKRIKGFIKLREALGALHAALPNATAEELQAFEDECAICREPMAKAKKLHCKHLFHLACLRSWLDQGSSETYTCPTCRKPLFVGRPPNEANHRTGEVLSDEQLAHQISAGLDHQNASRHTLPTGVFPNQTQNPLEDDPWRGTGLDSSWVHTWPSQGVEGAGPSTAIRSVGLGRVQMMMRRLASVGETYAQTALEDGAWNLWPANPSQPATTGPPIPPAGGGRYIGGTNGLHMRTASRPANDSMANILAMAETVREVLPHIPDDIILQDLLQTNSVAVTVNNLLQM is encoded by the exons ATGGGCTATGACTACTTTGCCATTATAAATACTTTTACTCGTATAAAAAGATTGTGTATGGTGATGAATATCGAGCAGGGGACATTTCTACCACTGGTTGCTCCACCAACAATATATCAAGCAGGCTTGTGGTCAATCTGGTTGATTGTACTATGTTCTCTGAAG ATGTTTCAAGCTTTGGCCAGAGATCGACTTGAACGCTTGAATGCATCCCCTTCTGCTACTCCTTGGGCATATTTTCGTGTATATTCGGTGTTATTGTTGGTCCTCTCTGTTGactatttttg GATTAGGCTATGTCTAGTAATATATAGAACGCTGGGATCATCTATGTTTCTGTTGTTATTCTTTGAGCCCATCAGTATTGCTTTTGAGACATTGCAG GCTATTTTAGTTCATGGATTTCAGTTGCTTGATATATGGCTCCATCATTCAGCAGGGAGTAATACAAATTTCCAAAGGTTCAAACTTTTTGATACATCAGCAGCAG GTTCATTATCAGAATGGAAAGGCATTCTTATTCGGAATTTGGGGTTTTCCCTGGACATAGCAACAATTTTAATGGCACTCAGTCATTACGTGCATATTTGGTGGCTTCATGGCATGGCATTCCATCTTGTGGATGCAATCCTTTTCCTAAATATACGT GCCTTGCTAAGTGCTCTTTTGAAGCGAATAAAAGGATTCATCAAATTGAGAGAAGCTTTAGGTGCTCTTCATGCTGCCCTTCCCAATGCAACAGCTGAAGAGCTACAAGCATTTGAAGATGAATGTGCCATCTGTAGG GAACCCATGGCTAAGGCTAAAAAGCTACACTGCAAGCATCTTTTTCATCTTGCATGCTTGAGATCTTG GTTGGATCAAGGTTCTAGTGAGACATATACATGTCCTACTTGTCGAAAGCCGCTTTTTGTTGGCAGACCTCCAAATGAAGCTAACCACCGTACTGGAGAAGTTCTGAGTGATGAGCAGCTTGCACATCAAATAAGCGCCGGACTTGATCACCAAAACGCTTCCAGGCATACCCTACCTACTGGAGTGTTTCCAAATCAGACGCAGAACCCTCTGGAAGACGATCCTTGGAg GGGTACAGGACTGGATTCAAGTTGGGTGCATACTTGGCCAAGCCAGGGGGTTGAGGGAGCTGGACCCTCTACTGCTATCAGATCAGTTGGATTAGGGAGGGTTCAGATGATGATGAGGCGCCTTGCATCAGTAGGAGAAACCTATGCACAGACTGCCCTTGAAGATGGTGCATGGAATCTTTGGCCTGCAAATCCCTCTCAGCCTGCCACAACTGGTCCACCCATTCCTCCTGCTGGTGGTGGCAGATACATTGGCGGCACCAATGGGTTACATATGAGGACTGCCTCACGCCCTGCAAATGACAGTATGGCAAACATACTTGCCATGGCTGAGACTGTAAGGGAGGTGTTGCCACACATCCCTGATGACATAATTTTGCAG GACTTACTGCAAACAAATTCTGTTGCTGTTACCGTGAATAATCTTCTCCAAATGTGA
- the LOC121252242 gene encoding LOW QUALITY PROTEIN: BAG family molecular chaperone regulator 7-like (The sequence of the model RefSeq protein was modified relative to this genomic sequence to represent the inferred CDS: deleted 2 bases in 1 codon) — MSRRFELIEPSYYPPLFLRDTSIFAPKTLPFPFFVKEDDLDLDLPNIYPGHGPIDFFETVTDLVCFNETPSFSSYRRLQRFDSLGAQSFYLQSLSDRVSLLESRFDRLLSSRSKGGDRKYTWTAEIKSPENDGVDRKYKWTTEIKEGRKEKGGIEKNYKWSAEINGRGEGRPIERTYTFKASSGDADDHGGSKRKEVEKKKKKTKGESDTRLVEIEEPVDHGAVVLRQAFAKRVGAIERSKGKKKELSPHDAALMIQMSFRAYLIRRSQVLRALRDLAVAKTKLKEIRALFNNFSYRRRVAQDAEERQRFSERIIVLLLTVDAIEGADLMVRAAKRSMVDELEAMLDVVDPQPPGKSPSMRRRTFDMPDGVIQKEIAAGVARVVQMLNREEESANAIEASL, encoded by the exons ATGAGCAGGCGATTCGAGCTCATCGAGCCCTCCTACTACCCTCCCCTCTTCCTCCGAGATACCTCCATTTTTGCCCCCAAAACcctacctttccctttttttgtaaaagaggATGATCTCGATCTCGATCTCCCAAACATTTACCCTGGCCATGGCCCCATAGATTTCTTCGAAACGGTCACCGATCTTGTCTGCTTCAATGAAACGCCGTCGTTTTCTTCTTATAGACGACTTCAGCGATTCGACAGTCTCGGAGCCCAGTCTTTTTACTTGCAGAGCCTGTCCGACCGAGTGAGCCTGCTGGAGTCGCGTTTCGACCGGCTACTCAGCTCGAGGTCCAAGGGCGGCGACCGGAAGTACACTTGGACGGCGGAGATCAAGAGCCCGGAGAACGATGGAGTGGATCGGAAGTACAAATGGACGACGGAGATCAAAGAAGGGAGGAAGGAGAAGGGAGGTATTGAGAAGAACTATAAGTGGTCCGCTGAGATTAACGGGAGGGGAGAA GGCCGTCCGATCGAGCGGACGTACACGTTCAAAGCATCAAGTGGCGACGCAGATGATCATGGTGGATCAAAGAGGAAGgaggtggagaagaagaaaaagaagacgaAGGGAGAGAGTGACACGCGTTTAGTGGAGATCGAAGAGCCAGTAGATCATGGGGCTGTGGTTTTGAGACAg GCATTTGCTAAGAGAGTTGGAGCTATTGAAAGGAGCAAAGGTAAGAAGAAGGAACTATCTCCTCACGATGCTGCATTGATGATTCAGATGAGCTTTAGAGCTTATCTGATCCGTAGATCACAGGTGCTTCGTGCCCTTAGAGATTTAGCAGTTGCCAAGACCAAGTTGAAGGAGATCAGAGCATTATTCAATAATTTCTCCTACCGTCGTCGTGTAGCTCAAGATGCAGAAGAGCGTCAGAGGTTCTCAGAAAGAATTATTGTCCTTCTCCTTACAGTTGATGCCATTGAG GGAGCTGACCTCATGGTGCGTGCTGCAAAGAGGTCAATGGTGGATGAGTTAGAAGCAATGCTCGATGTAGTGGACCCGCAGCCTCCTGGTAAATCACCGTCCATGAGGAGGAGGACTTTTGATATGCCTGATGGTGTCATTCAGAAGGAAATTGCTGCAGGTGTGGCACGGGTTGTCCAAATGCTTAATCGGGAAGAGGAGAGTGCCAATGCCATCGAAGCATCCCTCTGA
- the LOC121252248 gene encoding trehalose-phosphate phosphatase A-like yields the protein MDLKSNHATPVLTDPAAPINKSRLGMHSSLLPYSPPLAVFPPGILLTIPRKKAGILDEFRSSIWLDAMKSSSPPPKKITKDVSNEYSSTDADVAYNAWMAKYPSAIASFEQIANHAKGKRIALFLDYDGTLSPIVDNPECAFMSDAMRANVKKVAKYFPTAIISGRSREKVYEFVRLTELYYAGSHGMDIMGPVREHISNDLPDCIRSMDEQGKKVNLFQPAGEFLPVIDEVFRSLVQCTKDIVGAKVENNKFCVSVHYRNVDEKSWTVVAQRVHDVLKDYPHLRLTHGRKVLEVRPVINWDKGKAVTFLLESLGLSHCDDVLPIYVGDDRTDEDAFKVLREGNRGYGILVGSAPKESNAAYSLRDPLEVMEFLKSLMTLKK from the exons ATGGACCTAAAGTCAAATCATGCAACTCCTGTTCTTACCGATCCTGCTGCTCCCATAAACAAGTCAAGACTAGGCATGCATTCCAGTCTGTTGCCTTATTCACCTCCACTAGCAGTTTTCCCTCCAGGCATTCTTTTGACAATCCCTAGAAAGAAGGCTGGAATACTTGATGAATTTCGATCTAGCATCTGGCTGGATGCCATGAAATCTTCATCTCCTCCTCCTAAGAAGATAACCAAGGATGTTAGCAACGAGTATTCATCAACTGATGCTGATGTTGCATACAACGCCTGGATG GCTAAGTATCCATCAGCAATTGCGTCATTTGAGCAAATAGCAAATCATGCAAAAGGAAAGAGAATAGCATTGTTTCTGGATTATGATGGGACACTTTCACCAATAGTAGATAATCCTGAATGCGCATTCATGTCTGATgct ATGCGTGCTAATGTAAAAAAGGTGGCAAAATACTTCCCAACAGCAATAATTAGTGGAAGAAGCCGTGAAAAG GTTTATGAGTTTGTAAGGCTAACAGAACTCTATTATGCGGGTAGTCATGGGATGGATATCATGGGTCCTGTTAGAGAACACATATCTAATGACCTGCCTGATTGTATTAGATCGATGGATGAACAG GGTAAGAAAGTTAATTTGTTCCAGCCTGCTGGTGAATTTTTACCTGTGATTGATGAG GTTTTTAGATCCCTTGTTCAATGCACCAAAGATATTGTAGGAGCAAAAGTTGAGAATAATAAGTTCTGTGTCTCTGTACATTACCGTAATGTAGATGAGAAG AGTTGGACTGTAGTAGCTCAACGTGTCCATGATGTTCTAAAAGACTACCCACATCTGCGTTTGACTCATGGTCGCAAG GTTTTAGAGGTTCGCCCGGTGATCAATTGGGATAAGGGAAAAGCTGTCACGTTTTTACTGGAATCACTGG GGTTGAGTCACTGTGATGATGTGCTCCCCATATATGTTGGAGATGACCGGACAGATGAAGACGCATTTAag GTTTTGAGAGAGGGCAATCGAGGTTATGGGATTTTAGTCGGTTCTGCTCCCAAGGAAAGCAATGCAGCTTACTCGCTGAGGGATCCATTGGAG GTCATGGAATTTCTCAAGTCACTGATGACATTGAAAAAGTGA